The Pan troglodytes isolate AG18354 chromosome 19, NHGRI_mPanTro3-v2.0_pri, whole genome shotgun sequence region TGACACAGTGTTATCACAGTTTTGGATAATTGCCAATGTGATAAGTGAAAAATGGGCTTGAACTATAGTTTCCATTTGCACTTCTCTGGTTATATATTAGGCTAAACATTGTTTATCAGCTCAAGGGCCATTTCTACTTCCTGCTCTGTGAACTATCTGTTCATGTCTATACTCGTGgacattttttctatttcatattttcGATTGCAGTTTCATTTGTCTTATTGACTGTAGgaactctttatatattaaggaaATTTGGATCTTGAGTAGAGTGACTTGAGGATGGAAGCAGAGGGAATTCATTCATCCAAGGGCTTCCCATTAGTTCGGCTACCTAAATTTCATATCCAAAGCAGTCCTTTCCAGTATGTggttttttacttcttcttttggTTCTGTGAGCTAACCTAGAATCTCCCGGCACATTCCTTGCTTGCTTTGCCTTGGCTGGACTTAGCCAGAGTTGATTTTGGTGGTGTCACCATTGCCTGCTACGTGGAGCTCCGGGGCTACACGCTCCACGCCTTCAAGCTGGTCTCATTGGCCATGAGCCATCTTAACGTGGCTCATAACCAGGATACCCACCCAGCCATCAGTGATGTGCTCTGGGTTTGTGCCCTCAGCCACTCTCTGGGCAAGAATGAGCTGGCAGTTCTCATCCCCCTGGTGGTGAAGAGTGCGCACATTGCCATGGTGCTTTCAGACATCCTGTGTGCGAGGCTGCACGgtgactgcacctggcctggccgGCACCCCGGGCCACCACAGCTCTGGAAAGCTCATCTCCACTGACAGAGCTCCATGGCACCAGTTGCTGATGCAATGCTTACATCAACACCACACACTACACCTAACACACATTAGCCATTGCCAGTATGGACAGTTCATTGAGTTTCTAAGCAAGGCTCGGGAGACCCTCCTGCTGCCTTAGGATGGCTACCTGCAATTTGCCCTGTTCATCAACAACCACAAACGATCTACAAAGGCAAGAAAaagctgatgctgctggttcgAGAGCCCTTTGGCTGAGAAAGCAGATAGCTCACCGGCCCGGCAGCCTGGGTCCCCAGGTAGTATCAGGTCAGGCCAAAAACACTGAAACATTTGTCCACCCTGGGAGGACTCTGAGCACCTGTGGCTGAGGCCAAAGTATCACAGGGCTAAGAATGGGGAGAGTCCAACTCCAGTCGATATGCATACCTTGGCAAGCTTCTCACTACAGCCCACTGTTCATGGAGAAACTGGGCCTTGTAGATCGACCAGAAACCCCCACGATATGCCACCTTCTGCCCCTATGTCCTGAGTGTCCTGGGCATTGGCCCTGTCTCCCTTGGCAAACACAGAACACTGTTCCATCTCAGAGATTGCTTCACCAGAGAAACAGATGCATTTATGGTACTGTTAAGTACTATAGTATATGTGTTGCCAATTACTGTAAAGTCGTaagtatttataattttgattcTGATTTGATGGGCACTTGAGGTAGCTGTGGGTGGGAGGGTATGCTTATTGTCTGAGGAGACTCAAAAACATTTCTCAGGTTTCCCTTGCAGAGTGTATGCCGTTATCAGTGGGATAGTGGGTGTGCCAAGGAGAAAAATGGACAGTTAGAAAAAATCCCAAGACTAGTCTATGCAGAATCTCTCGCCTACAGACAGGGCATTAATAGCCCAGTGGTGGGTGAGCGGCAGAGGCCAGGACTGGACTCAGACTTTTGCCTCACAAAGCTGTGAGGACTCTGAAGGTCCTGCCCCTGCCTCACACAGCCTTGCCAGGAGTCTGCTGAGCACCTTTGAAACAAGAGCAGGGAAAAGATGAAGGTCTGGGAAGCCACTGAGCTCACAATATTCATCTACACTGGTCACCTTTGTGTTAGAGAGTGTGTGTATCTGCATGACTGAGTACATGTGTCTATGTGCATAGATATATCTGCGCGTGCCTGTCTGTATGTGCACATTATATGTTGATGTGTATGTATGTCAGTTCTATGGCTGTGTACCTGTGTGGATATGTGCACACTGGAATGTGGGTCTCTGTGTGAGGATGTAACATTTGCACACATGTGAGGGTGCATATCTATGTGTAAATGCTGTCATGTTTTGCATGtttagtgtgtgtgtatctgggaacacatgagtgcatgtgtagagatatgtgtctgtgtgtatgcttGCTCTCCATGCATCTGTGTTTTTATATGTGTAACTGAGCATATTTCTACATGTAGGGATGACTGCGTGTCCATCTTTGAGGATCTGCATGAATGTGTCCTTTTTGCGAGATTTCTCTTCCCATTCGTCTTACATCTCTCTCACTAGTTAAGTGTTCCCCATCTCTGTGCCTCCTCTATTCATTCTCTCTCACCAAATGAGCTTCTAAGCACCAGTCTCCCTCTGCCATCAGATTGGCTGTTTTCACTGCACAGTTCTCTTCTCACCCCGTACTTGCTTTCTTCCCCTGCCtttctctgcctgcttttgtTACAGTCTCATTGCTTGCTGACTTGGAGGCTAGGGCTGGTCTTCACTTAGCCTCTCCCTTCCTAATTTCTAGCCCCAGTGGGCAACCCTGTCTTAGCCCTGGCTGACCTCCACAGTGAATCATCATGTTCCTGCTACTTTCCTGACCGCTATACTCAGCCTGGAATTATTGTAGGAGATAGCAAGAGCATTCAGAAGAGTCAGTTGGTTACCAGTGCCTTGGTGTTTACTCTTTTATGTCTTAGTTCCGTAGCTGGGGGTGGGGTTTGATAGGGAAGGGGTGGTATAGCTAGAATGCGAACTAAGAACTTCTCCATctgctttactttttctttcattgacaAAATGTCACCTTTTCTACTCCAAACTGACCAAGAAGTTGTATTTGCCGTTTGTGGCTACTCACGTCCTACTGCCCAGCCAAGGGACCCTATAACATCTCAGTCCAATGAGTTGGttgaaaagaagagagggagagaggtcaCTCTCATTTTCGTATCACAATTGCCCTTCTTTTTAGCAAGTGTATGAACTCACAGTCCCTTTCTATGAATAAACCATGGATCACATGAAAGATcatttttcttaaaggaaaataattcccTAAACCCAGAGGGGACCAGCAAATACTTAACAGGAGATTAGAGATTTCTTGTGAGTGCATATGGTGCGGGGTGACCTGATTCTGTGAAGCAAATGTGATTGTCCTCcttaaattcatgtgttgaattCTAATtctatgtgatggtatttggaggtggggccttggcaGGTGATTCAGTTCATGAAGGCAGGgacctcatgaatggaattggtGCCCCTTCAAAGGGACTGCAGAAAGCTCCCTCATCCCTTCTGTCATGTAAAGACACAGTGAAAAAGAtggctgtctatgaaccaggaagtcagCCCCACGGAATCTGCTGACAATTTGACCTTGGATTTTaccatctccagaactgtgagaaatcaattttcTATGCTACCTAGTCTATGGCATTCTGTTTTGACACCCAGATTAGCTAAAGTACCAGCATGTCAATTTGCACACATAATTCTTGGAAACTCTGATGCCAAATCCTTGATGGCAAAAGGTGAATGATCTGCCGGAGACATGAGCCTACATCATCCCTCTTTCCACAATAAACCAGAGAGTCAAAACAGGCAAGAGTGGGTCAAGGTCTTCTAAAAGCCATACCTGAAAGGTTTCCAATAACAGATGACTCGATGGTAATTCAGCCACacaaacaaccacaacaaaagacACAACTATCAGAGATTTTCAGGATAGCCTCAAAAACACCATCTAACATTAGGGAGTTCAAAAAGGCATGAAGTTTCAGAAATCAAACTTTATTGTAATCTCATTTCATCAActtgtaattctaacacttttaATAAATGGTAGGGCAGGTGGTGGCATGGAGAGCCTGGGGCACAACGGCTGTCTTTAAAAGCTTTGTTTGCTTTACCCTTTGGAGCCACCTCCTGGTCCCCTCACCCACTGCCCGCCTGTTAAGGGCCTGTCCCGGGCAGCACATTAGGGGCAAACAGCCTGGATGGCCAGCTGTGGACACGCATCCAtgcctggaggaggaggctgccTCTGGGAGCAGGAGTAGCTGCTGGAACTCTTCTTCCCAGCCTTCTTTTAATGTTCTCCGGCACCTCCTGCACACAGATAAACCAGGATCAGGAGAATAAACGGACCTGCAGCAGCAGGGCTGTGGTTCTAGTGAATGAGAGAAGCCTCTCTCCAGCGAGGTACAGGAGGCCAGGCCAAATGCCCTGCTCTCTGCCTGCATGTTTGCCACCGTGCCCAGGACTAGGGGCAGCATGGGAGCTGCTGGCTGGGGCTGTGCTGGTcaccccctccctcccacttCTCTCTCCAGCCACGCTTTCAGCTCCAGGGTTAGGGCTAGCGGCTACAGTACGTGCCGTGATTTCAGGCAGCTCCTCATTGGTCTGGTCCTTGGCTGGAGCTCCCTGCAGCTCCAGCGCTCTCTCTGGAGGGGCCTCTTCCCATGCTGGCTCTGGCTCCACCGCTGGTGCTGGCAGTGCTCTTACTTCTGCACATGGACCAGGagctgagaaaggagaaagggtCACCAGCATCAGTCACTTTCCACTGGAATTTCCAAACACAGAAACGACCTCACTGAATTTAAGGGAATTCCAGCCCCTAAGCACCACCCCCGCAAAGTCTTCCAGGCTGCAGGCC contains the following coding sequences:
- the LOC129135374 gene encoding CMT1A duplicated region transcript 15 protein isoform X2, which encodes MPKKAHPSPQTPVARCNKAHPAPGPCAEVRALPAPAVEPEPAWEEAPPERALELQGAPAKDQTNEELPEITEVPENIKRRLGRRVPAATPAPRGSLLLQAWMRVHSWPSRLFAPNVLPGTGP
- the LOC129135374 gene encoding CMT1A duplicated region transcript 15 protein isoform X1, whose translation is MFSCCFPTLRGCCFRNGGSESLFRQCRRRLIPHPRRLSPVVIRRIQVPQDSLGQALAGQATPEIPLGLQLHTVLVQEIRELIEAQTCAPGPCAEVRALPAPAVEPEPAWEEAPPERALELQGAPAKDQTNEELPEITEVPENIKRRLGRRVPAATPAPRGSLLLQAWMRVHSWPSRLFAPNVLPGTGP